The DNA segment ATAACAACATTGCTAATTATATACTAGAGGAAGCAGAAGAAAATGATGTTATGTATCTTGTTCCAGGGCACCCTATGGTTGCCGAACTTACTACACAACTGCTTATTAAAAACGGTAAAAATGTTAAAGTTATCGGTGGGGAGAGTTTTCTAGATTCTTGTTTCAACGCTGCACAGTTTGATCCTGTTGAAGGATTTACCCTTGCTGATGCAACAGCTCCTGAAACCCTTAGCTCTGTTAATCCTCATAATCATCTGCTTATTACCCAATGTTACGATGATATAACTGCTGCCACTGTTTCTTATGAACTTATGGAAATTTATCCATATGACCACATTGTTACAATTATTGAGCAAGCTGGAGCTCTTGATGAACATATTTACACCTCAACACTACAAGAACTTTCTGCTGAAGTTGGCGAACAAGTAAACAACCTGCGCGCACTTTATATCCCACCGCTAAAAAATTCACTAAGCTATAATATTAAAGACTACGCTAATGAATATAATGATGAAGATGAAATTACTGAAGATAACCTTATTAACAAACTTGAAAATCTAGTATCAAAATTAAAGAAAAATAGTGACCGTACTGATGACTACACAGCGGATAACACAAAAATACTCGCTCAAATTATTAATACTTCACTAGATTTTACTATCGCATGCGACACTTACTACGAACTTAGCGATATTGTTAATGAAATGAAAGAGGATAGAGACAATGGATAAGGTTCTCGCATTTAGTAAGAAAATTTTGAAAGAAGTAATAGATAAAAACTCGATTGTTGTTGATGCAACATGTGGCAATGGCAATGACACCTTATTTTTAGCACAAAGTGCAGCAAAGAAAGTTTACGCTTTTGATATTCAGCAACAAGCGATTGATTCTACATTAAAGCTTCTACAAATAAACAACTGCCTTGAAAAATGTGAAGTCATTTTAGATTCACATAACAACTTTGATAACTATATTAGCGAGCCGATTAAAGCTGTTGTCTTTAATCTTGGTTACCTACCTAATGCAGACCACACAATAACTACTCTTGCGGATACAACTTTACTGGCAATAGATAAATTTCTTACCAACCTTGAAATTAACGGACGTATCGTGATTGTTGTTTACTGGGGACATGAGAACGGAAAAGTAGAAAAAGAAGCTTTGCTTAACCATTTAACAAAACTTGATCAAAAAGAAGTAGAAGTACTAAGCTATCAGTTTATCAATCAAAAAAATAATGCACCATTTGTCCTTGCTTTAGAAAAGAAAAATAATATATAAAAATCAAATTCCAACTGAAAGGAACTGTAATGCGCGAAATAGAAATAGAATTTAAAAATTTATTAACCGAAGAAGAATATAAAAAGTTATATGCTGCCTTTAACCTAGTGAATAAAGAGCAAATAATCAACAAAAATTTTTATTATGATGATGCAAACGAAAGCTTCAAAAAGGCAAATTCTGCCTTACGTATTCGCTATACAAATAACAAAACGGAAATGACTCTAAAAATCAAAGGGGCTACACAAAATATCGAAATCAACGTACCTCTTGATGAGAGTTTCCCGAAAGAACCAACTGTTTTACCAACCTTACCTAACGAAATTATGAGCGAGTTGGAAAGACTTAATCTAAAAATAAAAACGCCTATGCTAATTCAAAAAATTGAAACACAGCGTTATGAAGTAAAAACTCAAGATGGGTTATTGGTACTAGATAAAACAACCTTCCTAAAAGATATAGTTGATTATGAACTTGAATTTGAGGCGACTAGTTTTGAAAAAGGGAAAATAGCTTTTGAAAATCTTTTAACAGAGTTTGATATTACTAATAAACCTGCTAAACCAAAAATAGCTAGAGCAATGGAGTATAATACCAGGTTTATATAAATTATATCAATAATCTGTATAAATTGTTTAATCGACTACTTTTGATATGCTTGTGTAAGAGTGCCATTTGTTAAAAGATGAATTGTTACACCTCTGTAGATATGCTTGTGATTCTTTATCCCACATCTTTAGAAGATGTTCCGTTACGATAGATTCCTAAATCACAAGCATATCGTATTTTTTCTCTTCATTTCCCCTTCAAAATACTTAGATAGATGTCGATTCACTCCTTGACTACATAAAATCAAATTTTATTCCACTAAATCACACTATTTTCTGCTATCTTGTATCGGCTTATTTACACCTCTATCATTCCGACATATTGCATACTACTGCAAACCTCTGGTTCTAAATCCAGAAAATCCTTTACTGAAGCAGCCCAAATTACATTTCCCTCTAAAATCCCTTTATCCTTACATTTTCTCTGAAATTCATCTAAATCTGCAATATAGTCTTTTCCTAGCTCACACACATCGCATAAAGATGGCCTAAAAGAAAACCAAAAATCTTTTTTATCTAATTCTTCTAAGCTCATTTCTCTGCAAAAACCACACCTTAAGCTCTCGCTCGGCTTAGTTCTCTCACCTTGCTTCCATTGTTCCATTTCATTTTCATAAAGCTCATTATCCCAATATTGTTCAAAATCACTTTCTTCAAATGTCCCAATCCATACATAATAAGCTTTCATACTTTCTCCTTCACCTTAATTCACAGCTTTCCATAAATTATTATTTCCCACAATTTAGAAAGCTGATTAACCAACGAGCAAACAGCCATCTTTTACTCTAAATCTTGCTTAAAAATAAATTTTTTCGGATGATTTCTAATATAGGTATCTTCGAAAATCCCCTCATAGTCATAAACAAAGTTATCCGCTTGTTCTAAAAATTCCTCTAGGTTATTATCCATACTTTCCAACGCATTCCAACGTTCCTCATTATCAAAAGGAATACTTCCTCCAAACAAATCGACTACTTTTTGAAAATTATCGGCTAACTCCGTCATACCAAATAATCTAAAACCTTTGAGCGTATCTTCCCAAACTATTCCTGTTAAATTATTTAAAAATTGCAAATGCCCTCCGTTATTAACCTCTATAAAATACCAGTTTATTGCATTCAGATATCTTTGTTCCAAGGTAAACAGCTCAGCTGATTGTAGATATTTTTCATAAGAGTTATATATATCTATCGTCCAATACATCGGCTCCAAAATATCCCAAATATCTTTAAAATTCTTCACATCATCTAGTGTAATCTGTTTATATTTTTTCTTTTCTTCTAATTTAAATAAATTATTTCTGTATTCTTTGTAATGTTTATATGCAAGCGGAAATCTTTCTTCATTGTTTTCGAGTATATTTTTAAATTTATGAAACTCAACAAGTTCCATACACCACTCTATAACCTGATTATCCTTTGACAATTCTATAGATTTCTCCAGCATAGTAAGAGCCTGCAACACCTCATCTTCAATCCTGTAACGATCATTTGATGATAGTTGTGAGTAAGAATACCCATAACGATAATACCAAGTGGCATCACGTTCTTTTTCCGGAATCATATCCAGTATCCTTATAGCATCCTCTAACCTATTATCATTATTGTATGTTTTCGCTAGTATTCCTATAAACTCTGCACTTAAGTTTTGAACTCCAACATATTCCAGAAATTCTATAATACTTTCATAATCATTTTCTTTATCTAATATTGTTATAATTTCTAATCTTTGTTTCTCGCTGCACTTTAAGAAATCTTCATTTGTAATATTATATGGGTTAATTCGCAGACCTCTTATAAAATCTTCGAAATTATCAGCCAGTTGATAAATACGATAATCATCTTCTTGATCTACAAGTACCACTTTAGGCTCACCATCACACCCACATTCTCTATAATCAAGAAATACCATATGATGTCCTGCTGAAATAGTATCAGCTATAGCAATCCCTATATTTGGATACTTCCATTCATTTAACCAAAGCTCATTTCCTAATTCACCACAAAGTGAGTACAGTTTCGTTTTATCAATACCATAGATACTTTCAATATGAACAGCTGTCTCTCTAGTAGAAAAAACTGTAGCAAATGGTATCCCTCCATTATGTTTTTTTATTAATTCTATATAAGACTCTGGCAACTTATACCCTAGCTCATCTTCAATCTCTTTTATTTCTTCATCAGTCGGTTCTTTTCCTACATGAGATTCTAAAGCATATTCACTATCATCCCAAAAAGTTCCCCAATCAAAATCTTCAAATTTCCCCATAATTTTTCTAACTCCTTCTTGTCTTTTTTAACTCTATTAAGTACCTTATAAAATAAGGTATTCTTCTTCAAACTAAAACTTTAAAAATGTAGACATATTGGTTATTTTAACGCCATGTCTTCTGCTTTCTTTAATTAACTCCTCTATCAACTTATCATTTTTCTTATCTTTTCCAAAAATAATGGCTGTTGTTTTACCTTGTTTATTATCGATGTATAACATATATCTCTTTCCTCCCCCACTTCTTCCACGAAAACAAGAAATTCTAATACATTTTATCTCTTTTAATGGAATAATTCTTTTTCTAATAACAAATGCATTATGAATATAAAGCTTCCCTTCCGCTATATGATAAGGTGCAAAAAAAGATCCTTTACTTTGGCGAACAATACTACATCTACGAAAAATAATAAGCATAAATATTACTAAAAGCGTTATTGTCGCGTGTCTAAAAAGTCTATTCTTCCACATTTCTTCAAGCCCTATTAAAAAATATTCAATCCATTCTATCATTAAAATCATCTCCTTATTAGATATTTCTTACAATTTAACTAGAAATTTTTCGGATTTCCCCTTAATCACTCATCATGAAATATTAATAATCTTCAAATACTGACTTGCCAGCTTAATACTCCTTACATCTGGCTATAATATTTAACTTTCTTTTTAACAATATGTAATCTAATATTAAAATAAATAATAACAATGGTATTAAATCAAGAATAAAGATAGGTAATACTTCTATAAAAATTAGCGGAACAGTTCCTTTTTTCTCATAAGGTGCACTACCCCAATACCCATTAATAAGTGGTGATACAGCCTCTAAAGTATTATAATACCAACTTGTAAAACTATTTTGATAAGGATTCATTATTACCCACATCGTTAACATAAACATAATAACAAGATATAAAATTCCAAAAACTAACGCTAGTGTTTTTGTTTTTCGAGCAACTTCTGCACAAGTCTCATCCACTTCATCTTGACTTAAGTTTTGAAAAACTTCGTACTTCGCCCATTTTTTATTAAAAACATATTGATTATATTTGTATAAATAATGTTTTTTTATATCACCTTTCATAAAATTATAGTCCCTTTCTGCTACTTAGAAAAAATCAAATTTTACTCACAATACTACATATTTTAATGAATCCTATCTCTTTATTAAAATTATATCATAAATATTGGCTCTAATCACCGACCACTCTATAATTATATCTTTTTAGCAAATTTCGTTGTCAAAGATTATAGACAATATATCTTGTATACAAAGAGAAAAGTAGTAAATCTAAAAAGACTTACTACCTCAGCAAATTATAGCATTTTAATTTCCTAAAACTATAATTATTTTCTTCCTTCTTTTTTAATCTTATAAAATTCTTTAATACATTTAAGTTGCATCTTTTTATTTTCTGCGACTAACTCACCATCAATTTGGTAATATGGTTGCGATGTTTCTACCGATAAACTATCAGCCTTTAAAACTTTGATACCTTTTAATTTATTATGTTTATTTAACAACAAACAAATGTAATTATAAACAAATCTAAACCAAGACATATCAGCCATTATCATAATATGAAACTGCCCATCTCGTCCTGTAGCTGTATTAGAAAATCTAATTCCACCACCTTCATATGATTGAATCATTACATTTAACAAACGTAACTTATCTGTCTCTAAAATACTGTCCCCTACTTGAATTTTGGCATAGTATTTTTTTAATTTTAAAATCGTTATAACTCCTTCAACTAAATAAATATAACTTCCGAAATATTTCTTTAGTCTTGATTTTTCTACTCGCTCTATAACATCTGCATTAAAACCAATATCAAACCCTGAGCAGAACTTTTTACCATTCACATCTCCTACATCGTATACATTAAAATCACTAGAATTTATCAACTTTATTATACAAGAGGAACTCCTCTCTAATTGTAATGAGCGTGCTAAATCATTTCCTGATCCTTGCGCCAAGTATATAATATCTTCTTCATGATAGTTATTAATAACTTCATTTATTGTTCCGTCTCCACCAATTACAATAATTTGCTTTGAAGAAACCTCATCCATTAACTTTTGCGCGTTTTTTGTTTCACTCGTTTTTAAAACTCTATATTCAATTTTTTCTCGATTCAAGATATTTTCAATTTTTTCTAACTCTAATAATGATTTTTTATGTTTTGAATTTACTATTATTTCAATCATCTTCTTAACCTTACTTTAGATAACTGCATAATTCCTTGTATTAACAGCTATAAACTCCTTCAACTATTTAGCTATGTTATTATATCCCTTATCTTTAACTTAATACTATATAATTCCTGAAAAAAAGATAAAAGCCGTCCAAAACTATTTCCAACTTTTATCTAAATAAATACATCAATATAAAATCTAATATAGTAATAAGTCCTTTGAAAGTAATATTTACATACCTAATCCCTATAATAAAATTGATGAGTCCCTATTCTTCTTTTAATAACTCATCCAATTCTTCAGAATGTTTTACTTCTTCTACAAGCGGTTCGCCTTCATTGATTACTGTATCAATACTTAACTTCTCATCATTATTAACTATTAGTCGCGCAAAAATTTTTTCCCCAACCTGCTTTATACTTTCATAATCAATTTTATAATCTTTAATTTTTGATTTTGTAGTAAATGCCAACTTATCTTTTTCAAAAATAATTTTTTCATACAATCCGCGTGCATCAGCGGTCTTAACAGTTTGAATTATTTCTTTATATTTTGGATTATTTTTCATATAAATAACCCCGCCAACAGCAGCGATAAAAGTCAAAGCTCCTAGTATTCTTTTTCTCATAAAACAAGCCTCCTTACTCACAATAAAATATCAATTGGAGATTTCCTTCATCCCTTATCTCCATTGTTTTTTGTTAACTTATATAATATACCTTTTTAAATTTTTTTTCAACTATTTTAAGAAGCTTTTTTCCTACACTTATTTGTTCCTAAAAACTTTATCCTATTTTTTAAGGGCTATTCTATTTTGTATTTTTATTTTTTATACATATCTTTTCGATTACATTGCTTTTTTATATTTATTCTGTCAAAAATATATCATTAATAAATAAATTTATTTTTTATTATTTATTGTATAATCTGCGCTATAATTTCTTATAAAACAACAATAAAACCAGAAATAAAAATCCTTGTTTACGAAATTTTTTACTAAAAATATTTTATTTATCAATCTTTGTGTGTTATAATAAAAGTGTAAAGATATTAGGAGGATATTACTTATGAAAAAAACAAATAAAATTACACTTGCATTATCAAGCGTTCTATTAGCGGCATCTCTTGCAGGATGTAGTTCTAGCGGCGACGGAGTTGTACGTACTTATAAAGACGGAAAAGAAGCAGATGTAGAAAAAGCTGCTATTAAACTTGTAAAAGCAGTGAAAACTGGGGATTACAACCTTATGAGCGCTGAAGAACTAAAAAAAGCTCTTGACGGAAAAGAAGAAATGGTACTTGTTGATACAATGCCAGCAAAAAGTTTCGAGAAATCTCATATTAAATCTGCAGTAAATGCTGTTTTACCTGTAAAAATAGAAGATGTAAAACCTGAAGAAAAAGAAGCATTCTTAAAAGCTTTAGGTGATAATAAAGACAAAAAAATCGTTCTTTACTGCGGCTTTGTAGGTTGCGAACGTAGTCATGTTGGTGCTGTTATAGCTAAAGAAGCAGGCTTTAAAAATGTTTATAGATTCCCGGGCGGAATTGCCGCATGGGTAGATGCGGGAAATAGCGTCGAAAAATAACACTTATAGTTAGAATTTGTGGATAATAATGAGGACTTAATCACAAATACTCTTATAGTTTAGGGGCATTCCGTTATTATCGTTGGGCAACTTAATTTCAAATTGACCACCTCGGCGATTCTCGATTGCATAGTCTCCATTTATCCAGAACAAAAATTCCGCCTTTAAACCGACAAAACAACAAATTTTGTCGGTTTTCTAAAAAAACAAAGACTAACACCTAATTTAATTTGAACAGTGTGTTAGTCTTCTTTTTTTCTATTATATTTGAAAATATCCTTTTTAAATAACGGAACATTATCAAAATACTCCCCTTTATATAGCGGATGACACTTTAATAATCTTTTAACCGTTAAATAAGTTCCTAAGAAAAACCCAAACCTCTTATAACTTTCTACCGCGTACATCGAGCAAGTCGGAGAAAATCTGCAACGAGGTTTTGTATAAGGGGAGATATATTTTCTATATAAGTTAATTAAAAATATACAAATCTTAGCCATTTTTCTTCCTTTCTTTATTCTTATTGTAACAAAATTATCCCTCCGCATTCAAATAATGTACTTACTTTTTAGAAATTATCTTTCACCAAAAAAATCTATTATTAATAGCACTTACTTACGAAACTATTATTTTACTGATAACAATTCTCAATAATTATTAGAGAGCAATAATCTTTACACCTCATATTCAGAATGTTATAATGTAAATATAATTATTAAATAAAGGAGATTTTAAAATGAAACATATAAACGAATTAAATAAACTTGTAGCAAATCTTACAGTACTTTATACAAAACTACACAGCTTCCACTGGTATGTAAATGGACGTAATTTTTATACTCTACATACTGTATTTGAAAATTACTATGATTACACTACAGCAACTTTAGATGAAGCTGCTGAAAGACTATTAGCAATCGGTGGACGCCCAGTTTCTACACTTAAAGGTGCATTAGAACTAGCTACTATCGAAGAAGCAACTGAAAAAGAAACTACTTCAGAAATGGTTGCTGCAGTTTTCCACGACTTCGAATTATTAAAAGCAGATCTTTCTAAACTTATGGAACTTTCTGAAGAAGAAGGTGACCAAGGAACTTCTGATTTTGCCCTTGGTGTTAAAACTCAATTAGAAAAAAATATTTGGATGCTTAAAGCATATCTTTCTGAATAATTAAATTATAAAAATTAAAGACTAGGTGTTAATAAATAATCTATCCACTCGGATATGATTTATCTATTAACACCTAGTTTTTTATTTATAATTAGTTAGCTTTTGGTATTTGCACCTTGCCTATTTAAGATATTAAGATTTATTGCGTCTACATAATACGTAGTTATTTTCCCATCAGCTGTCGTTAAGATAACACTCCACGTAGGTATTAATACTTGGTTTTCTATTTGAGAAATATAAGTATAATATCCTAACGTTGCTTTCACATTACAGTTTTTGGGAATCAAGTCTTCATGATACAACCTATTAACTGCCTGCATCTGAGCTACCAATGTTTCACTTTTATCTTTCTTTATATTAGTAACACTAGTTAGAGAGAATTTTTTTACATCTCCATTTGAATCAACGTCAAATACTATTCTAGCGTTTTTATTCGCAAAAACTCGAATACCATCGATTTGTTGCTCATAAATTATCTCGTTTCTCTTTGCGCTATAACTAGAAAACGTGTATTCTGAACCAAATTTGAACTTTTCTAATAAAAAGGCATCTAGCTCCGCACGATAATTCCCTTTAGACACATTTGTTATAGCTGTATCTGTACTAACTTTTAAAACAGATGCATTATCAGAAATTTCAACATCATAATTCAAGCCCAAGTTCTCTTTTTTAAAATCCTTAAAACTAGCTATTGTAACATTGACATAACCTAAGTTTTCCTTTTTACTCGTACTTTCTTCTACAGTTATATTATCATTCTTCATAGCTTTTTCAATAATTTCTTTTTCTTGAACTATTTCTGTTTTATATTTTTGGATTGTATAGATATAAGAACCTAGTAGCACGGCGTTTAAGACAATGAACAAATAAATAAATAGACTTTTCATCTTGCCCCAATTCATAGTTTTCCTCCTCCAGCTACCAACTCTTTTATTTTCTTAAAGCTTATATATCGATTATTATATTTTACATACCATGCAGGTGTATAACTAAAACTATTGTTCTCTTTATTATAAGTTTTTTCATACCCTAAGACTATGTCCGTTACATTCTTTAAATTAGTATTGTTATAAAGGTAGTTAATAACATATTCCGTTTTTTCTACTTCAAAAAGACCTACTTCTTTTGAAGATAAATAGGTTTTTGTCAACCTCTTAGGAGAGGTAAGGCGATATATACCATTACTATTATCTTCCGAAACAATATCCGCGTGTCCTTCCTTACTAAAAACAATAGACTCCTTATATGTTTCTTGGAAAATAGTTATTCCATCAAAGGACGTTGTCAATTGGTAATTAGTATCACTAGTATAGCCTAATTCTAAGAAATTAATAGTGTTATTTATCGCGACTGTAGCTCCTACCTCTTTTCCACCTTCATTAGAAGGGTTCGTATAAACTATTCTATGATTTTGTGATTTCAAAATAGCATAGCCATCTGTTATTTCATTATCAGCACCAACTCGAACATCATCTTTTTTCTCAAAGACATCTTTCGCAAGGCGTGTTATACTAACTTCTTCTGCATTATATTCATCAATTACCTTTTCTTCGTCAGCATCTTTTAAATAAATAAACCTATTATTTAAACTATACTTTGAATAATCTTTTTTATTCTCATTGAATTTCTCATTTATTTTATCATAAACTGCTTCTTTTAATGTAACTTGAAGATAGTTTTTATCATCTTTTTTATAAAGATACAACATGTTCGGTCTATCCTTTAACATTACCAAAGTATCAAATTCCAAACTAAC comes from the Gemella morbillorum genome and includes:
- a CDS encoding SAM-dependent methyltransferase, whose product is MIYIIGLGPNDSSNIKENIKNLLLNNTSAKIIVRTKEHPAIDFLEQNNILFETCDKFYTESDNFENTYNNIANYILEEAEENDVMYLVPGHPMVAELTTQLLIKNGKNVKVIGGESFLDSCFNAAQFDPVEGFTLADATAPETLSSVNPHNHLLITQCYDDITAATVSYELMEIYPYDHIVTIIEQAGALDEHIYTSTLQELSAEVGEQVNNLRALYIPPLKNSLSYNIKDYANEYNDEDEITEDNLINKLENLVSKLKKNSDRTDDYTADNTKILAQIINTSLDFTIACDTYYELSDIVNEMKEDRDNG
- a CDS encoding tRNA (mnm(5)s(2)U34)-methyltransferase, which gives rise to MDKVLAFSKKILKEVIDKNSIVVDATCGNGNDTLFLAQSAAKKVYAFDIQQQAIDSTLKLLQINNCLEKCEVILDSHNNFDNYISEPIKAVVFNLGYLPNADHTITTLADTTLLAIDKFLTNLEINGRIVIVVYWGHENGKVEKEALLNHLTKLDQKEVEVLSYQFINQKNNAPFVLALEKKNNI
- a CDS encoding CYTH domain-containing protein, encoding MREIEIEFKNLLTEEEYKKLYAAFNLVNKEQIINKNFYYDDANESFKKANSALRIRYTNNKTEMTLKIKGATQNIEINVPLDESFPKEPTVLPTLPNEIMSELERLNLKIKTPMLIQKIETQRYEVKTQDGLLVLDKTTFLKDIVDYELEFEATSFEKGKIAFENLLTEFDITNKPAKPKIARAMEYNTRFI
- a CDS encoding immunity 22 family protein, translated to MKAYYVWIGTFEESDFEQYWDNELYENEMEQWKQGERTKPSESLRCGFCREMSLEELDKKDFWFSFRPSLCDVCELGKDYIADLDEFQRKCKDKGILEGNVIWAASVKDFLDLEPEVCSSMQYVGMIEV
- a CDS encoding SMI1/KNR4 family protein → MGKFEDFDWGTFWDDSEYALESHVGKEPTDEEIKEIEDELGYKLPESYIELIKKHNGGIPFATVFSTRETAVHIESIYGIDKTKLYSLCGELGNELWLNEWKYPNIGIAIADTISAGHHMVFLDYRECGCDGEPKVVLVDQEDDYRIYQLADNFEDFIRGLRINPYNITNEDFLKCSEKQRLEIITILDKENDYESIIEFLEYVGVQNLSAEFIGILAKTYNNDNRLEDAIRILDMIPEKERDATWYYRYGYSYSQLSSNDRYRIEDEVLQALTMLEKSIELSKDNQVIEWCMELVEFHKFKNILENNEERFPLAYKHYKEYRNNLFKLEEKKKYKQITLDDVKNFKDIWDILEPMYWTIDIYNSYEKYLQSAELFTLEQRYLNAINWYFIEVNNGGHLQFLNNLTGIVWEDTLKGFRLFGMTELADNFQKVVDLFGGSIPFDNEERWNALESMDNNLEEFLEQADNFVYDYEGIFEDTYIRNHPKKFIFKQDLE
- a CDS encoding diacylglycerol/lipid kinase family protein, which codes for MIEIIVNSKHKKSLLELEKIENILNREKIEYRVLKTSETKNAQKLMDEVSSKQIIVIGGDGTINEVINNYHEEDIIYLAQGSGNDLARSLQLERSSSCIIKLINSSDFNVYDVGDVNGKKFCSGFDIGFNADVIERVEKSRLKKYFGSYIYLVEGVITILKLKKYYAKIQVGDSILETDKLRLLNVMIQSYEGGGIRFSNTATGRDGQFHIMIMADMSWFRFVYNYICLLLNKHNKLKGIKVLKADSLSVETSQPYYQIDGELVAENKKMQLKCIKEFYKIKKEGRK
- a CDS encoding DUF1310 family protein codes for the protein MRKRILGALTFIAAVGGVIYMKNNPKYKEIIQTVKTADARGLYEKIIFEKDKLAFTTKSKIKDYKIDYESIKQVGEKIFARLIVNNDEKLSIDTVINEGEPLVEEVKHSEELDELLKEE
- a CDS encoding rhodanese-like domain-containing protein gives rise to the protein MKKTNKITLALSSVLLAASLAGCSSSGDGVVRTYKDGKEADVEKAAIKLVKAVKTGDYNLMSAEELKKALDGKEEMVLVDTMPAKSFEKSHIKSAVNAVLPVKIEDVKPEEKEAFLKALGDNKDKKIVLYCGFVGCERSHVGAVIAKEAGFKNVYRFPGGIAAWVDAGNSVEK
- the yidD gene encoding membrane protein insertion efficiency factor YidD, which produces MRRDNFVTIRIKKGRKMAKICIFLINLYRKYISPYTKPRCRFSPTCSMYAVESYKRFGFFLGTYLTVKRLLKCHPLYKGEYFDNVPLFKKDIFKYNRKKED
- a CDS encoding Dps family protein; this translates as MKHINELNKLVANLTVLYTKLHSFHWYVNGRNFYTLHTVFENYYDYTTATLDEAAERLLAIGGRPVSTLKGALELATIEEATEKETTSEMVAAVFHDFELLKADLSKLMELSEEEGDQGTSDFALGVKTQLEKNIWMLKAYLSE
- the yycI gene encoding two-component system regulatory protein YycI, giving the protein MNWGKMKSLFIYLFIVLNAVLLGSYIYTIQKYKTEIVQEKEIIEKAMKNDNITVEESTSKKENLGYVNVTIASFKDFKKENLGLNYDVEISDNASVLKVSTDTAITNVSKGNYRAELDAFLLEKFKFGSEYTFSSYSAKRNEIIYEQQIDGIRVFANKNARIVFDVDSNGDVKKFSLTSVTNIKKDKSETLVAQMQAVNRLYHEDLIPKNCNVKATLGYYTYISQIENQVLIPTWSVILTTADGKITTYYVDAINLNILNRQGANTKS
- the yycH gene encoding two-component system activity regulator YycH, which encodes MKGIKRERFKSVLLVCLVFSSLLLSYLIITYKPDYELFTRRSQQKLPEADKNNLVGFLIPDSVVKTYPGMREEAIVPNSITKIATVEAVKDKKVLKELLIELANSQSIEVRVRNRNIEDITTNSTSEKISINYQETLDSSLVKSLFFSEENSNVSLEFDTLVMLKDRPNMLYLYKKDDKNYLQVTLKEAVYDKINEKFNENKKDYSKYSLNNRFIYLKDADEEKVIDEYNAEEVSITRLAKDVFEKKDDVRVGADNEITDGYAILKSQNHRIVYTNPSNEGGKEVGATVAINNTINFLELGYTSDTNYQLTTSFDGITIFQETYKESIVFSKEGHADIVSEDNSNGIYRLTSPKRLTKTYLSSKEVGLFEVEKTEYVINYLYNNTNLKNVTDIVLGYEKTYNKENNSFSYTPAWYVKYNNRYISFKKIKELVAGGGKL